The genomic DNA GATACATCAGCCAAAAAATATGCCTGGAGCCAAATGACGAGATCAATGAATGTGATGTAGGCGCTGATGAACAGGAACAGGCAGATCGGCGTGAAAAACAAGATCCGGACAACGGGTCTGCCTTCAGTCAGAATATGGCGCATCATCCCTCCTTTGGGGGAATTCTTAATCGTATACTTTATGACAAGGATAATGAGGAATAAGAATGGGACAGCTGTGAGGACACTCACCCATCCATCGCGTCCTGCAGCCTGAAGGATATCGGGTATGAGCATCACATGACTCAGCAAGCCGGTCGAAAGGATGATCAATAAGCTTAATTGTCTGGGAATGAGTACGGGCTGAAGTTTGATCATGTCTGCCTCCGGAATCTTGGTTGTTTTTTCAAGTTTCCCCAGTAGGTGAAAAACGATTCCTTAAAACGATGAAACCGGATGAAGTGATTCAGCTTTTTCTTGTTATAACGACGTGGATCCACAGTCATAAACCACAAAAAGGACCAGCCCTCAGGCTGGTCCTTCGTCATTATTGTTCTTTCACTTCGTCAGAACTTTTCCCATTAAGGAAGTCCTGAAGCGCTTTTGAATTCGTTTCGAAATTGACCTCCATCACATTGCCGACGCCGCTATAGTCTGCGAACGTATACGTCCCTTCAAGAGGAAGCGTGAGTTTGTCGATTTCTTTATCGCTGCCCATCACCACATCTTTGACAATCGAAATTTGATCCATCTTGGACATATTCGTTTGGATATATGGCTGTACAGAACCCGCCAGCTTCGGAAGCTTGGTCACTCCCCCGATGGAGAGGACTTCATCCTTCAGTGCAGAAATGACTTCTTGCTGACGTTCCACCCGTCCGAAATCCGATTTGGCATCATAGCGGAACCTGGCATAGCCCAACAGTTCCTTTCCATTCAGCTTCTGGACGCCCGGCTCGAGTGACACACCGATGTTTTTGGACATGGCATGCTCGACATTCATCTCGATGCCGTCCGGTGCAAGGATATCCACCGATTTCTCGAATCCTTTGAAGTCAGCAATCATATAATATTGAACATCGATGCCGAAGTTTTCTTTTATGGTCTGGCGGAGAAGTTCAGGTCCACCAAGGTAAAACGCTGTATTCAACTTGTACCCTTGATATCCAGGTATCTGTACGTACATATCCCTCATGAGGGACACGATTTTTGTTTCATTGGTCTTTGGATCGACTTGAGCGATCATCATGGAATCAGTACGGGATTTTTCCTCCCCCCTGCTGTCCACCCCGAGAAGCAGGATATTGATCCGACCATTTTCGTCTTTCACACCATTAAACTCGTAATTCTCGTCTATTTGATCTCCGCCGGCCGCTTTATACCCACTGTAAAACTGAACAGCCGAATATCCAACGACAGCTAGGATGATGATCAGTAACAATAATATGATCTTTCTACCGCGTTTTTTCTTCTTCGTTTTGCGATTGATTCGCGAATCCATTTCCTCACCTACTTTTGTGACTTTCAATTACAGATGCTGGATGTCTGAATGATAATATAGGAGGTTCAAATCTACAATCCTTAGTTAATGGATAGTCTAGCAGATTTCCCCACTAAAATGTTCAGTCGAAATCCTATTCTATCATAAAGAATTGGAAAAGTAAGTATGATATTAGTACTTTTTCTTCAGGAATTCATACCCCCACATCGGATGTGTACAACTTGTGACAGAGGGAAGAAAGCTCATGATTTTCCTTTGAAGAAACCATACACAAAATGGGCGATGGTCAGACTCAGGATGGCGGATAGGCAAAACGTCACAAAATGAGGACTGTATCCAATGATCTGAATGATCAATGGACAGAGTAAGCCGTAAACGCAGAAGAAGACAATCGCCGCCGCTTCAGCTCTCCATCTGCTGAAAATGACCCCGAATAGCCATACGGCTATCAATAGAAAGGCGATCTCAGTTAATGATGACGTTCCATGGCCATCCATAATCAGAAGGCTCACAGCTCCGACTGCGGCGACCAGGATTCCTCTGTATGTACCGAGGAAGGAGGCTGCAAGGAGTGGCGGCAGGCTGATCATCGTCAACTGAACACCAAGGGTCGGGATATCCATGAGCCCTGCGGGAATAGCCAGCAGCAGGAAGAAAATAAAGACAGCATGCTTATTCATACGAAGTCCCTCCATTCACTCCCCCCTCTTTTATGATTCTTATAGTTCTGGATTGCTTTCCTTGTCACCTCATGGACCCCCCGGCCGATGAGTTTTCCGATGGTCGTGACAGGACCTGCGAAATGATCCTTATCCCCGGTTTGGGTTGAAGCGACGAGGATGCTGTCCGTAGGTGTACCCGTCGCACTTCCACCAGTACGTGGATCGGTTATTCCTTCATCTATGAGCGCTTTGACTTTTGCTTCCGTGGATGTAACGAGCGCTTCAATAAACGCTTCATCCGTCAAATTCCCTTCGATGTAAACCCACAGGTTAATGGTGCCGGGGGCCGGGGCGGACGGGTGGAGATAACTTGTCGAAACATCAATGGCATTGCCGGTCCCTGCCGTGACGACGATGAATACTGCCTTATCCCCATCCTGGTATCTCCCATGGGCTACCAGTGAGAGGTCGAGCGCCGTCATCATGCCGACCGTCCGTGAGGGTTCGAGATCATGTTCTTGGATGAAGCGGCGCATGTCCCCTTCATAATCAACATGTTCATAAGTCGGTGGCACCCTCCGATTGATGAAATCGGCATGCCACCCGATACCGGCCCCACATATCCCAGAAGACATGCATTTCAAAGGGGTCGGGGATGCATAATGAATCACGCTTTCCCCTATGGAAAGATGTTGAGGACCCATCTTGACACGAGATGATGTTTCCGATTGGGGGATAATCATCATTTGAGGTTTGGCAACGCTAGGGTGGGCTTGCTTTTGTACCTTCGTACGGTATACTGACTCGATGTTTTCTTCTTTGAGCACCTCTTCAGGCAGATGGATGGTTTTCGTTTTACCATCCTCCAGTAACAGGAGGCGATCGCAGTAGAGACTCGCCAAATTAAGATCGTGGAAGATGGAAATCACCGTCAGGCCATCTTCGAGGGTTTGCTTTTTAATGAGGTCGAGCAGGGATTTCTGATAGGATAGATCAAGATGGTTGGTGGGCTCATCAAGCAGCAATAGTTTCGGCTCCTGGGCAAGGGCTTGTGCAAGGAAGACCCGTTGCCGTTCCCCTCCAGAGAGCTCATGAAGGTATTTGTCCTTGAACACCCCAACCCCTGTCTGATCCATGACGCGTCCCACCACTTCTTCGTCATATTCGGAAACCGTCTTGAGGAAGCCTTTTTGATGGGCGTACCGGCCAAGCATGACGGTTTCCTTCACCTGGTAGGAAAAAGTGTCTCCCGAAAGCTGTGGAAGGACGGCTACCATGCGGGCAAGCTCCTTGGCGTTGTATGCATCGATGGATTTTCCGGCAATCTCGATTGTCCCGTCCAGCAACGGTAGAAGACCCGTCATGGCTTTCAATAGCGTCGTCTTACCGCTTCCGTTCGGACCGAGTATGCCAAAGAATTCCGATTCCCCGATGGAGAAACTGATTCCGTCGACGACCTTCCTTCCTTCGTACCCGACCGATACGCGGTCTGCCTTCATCATATGGATGCCCTCCTTTTCTTCAGAAGTATATATGCAAAAATCGGGGCACCCACCAGAGAAGTGATGACTCCGATAGGCAGCTCAGTCGGTGCAATGATGGTCCGCGATACAAGATCGGCCAGCACGAGGAATCCTCCACCTGTCAGTACGGATAGTGGCAGGAGATGGACATGGTCATGACCGACGATCCTGCGAAGGAAGTGGGGCACCACCAAGCCGACAAACCCGATTGTACCCGAAACGGCTACAGCCGCGCCCGTGAGTATACTTCCGGAGATAAGGATCAGCAGCTTCCTTTTCTGGACGGATATCCCGATGTAGCGAGCCTGATCCTCCCCGAAGCTCATCCCGTTCAACTCTTTGGCATTGAGCAGCAGCAAGAGGACGCCGACCACGAAGAATGGCAGGACGATTCCCACATACTCCCATCCTCTCATGGACACGCTCCCGAGCAACCATCCGATGATCTGCCTCAATTCCTCCCCTGTTAGTGCGATCATGAGGGAAATGAAGGACCCCAGAAACGAACTGAAGATGATGCCGGTCAGGATGATCGTTTCCACCTTCATCGTCCTTTCGACCTTTTGGGCAAACCATAGGACGATAAAAATGGTCACGACGGAAAACAGGATACTCAAAAATGGAAGCGTGAACGGACCGATGAACGGGATCGTCAAATGGAAGAAGAGCGTGACCACCGCCCCCACTGATGCCCCCGAGGAAACACCCAACGTGTATGGGTCGGCAAGGGGATTCCGCAAGAGACCTTGAAAAGAAGCTCCCGCAACAGCAAGGGAGCTTCCTACGATCAGGGCCAACAGGACTCTTGGAAGCCTGATGGAATAAACGATATTAATGAACATCTGATCTACCTCTGGAGGAACATCTCTGCCAGTCATTTTTGCCCCGATGATCTGGAGGATATCCATGAACGGGACCCGGATCGTACCGACAGAGATGGCTACCAGGATAGAGATGATAAGGAAAGCAAGGGACGCAGCGTAACTGATCCAAATTTTATTCTTTGAATAGCTCCGGATAGACCGCTTTGGCAATTTCCTCTACTCCTTCTACGATCCTTGGACCTGAACGCGTCACAAGATCGGTGTTCACATCGTGCACTTCTTCGTCCTTGATGGCTTGTACATCCTTCCACGCGCTGCGATCAAGGACTTGTTGAACGGCTTGCTCACCATATGTCGTGATGATGACGTCAGGATTTTTTGCGAGGACGTCTTCTTCACTTACATTGATCCATCCTTCCTGATCTCCCATCACATTGTCGGCATTGATGGTTGCAAGCATTTCATCGACGAAGGTATTCTTGCCGGTGGAATAGATCTCAGGTTCCCCGGAAACCTCCACATATACGCTTTTCTTATCTTTTACAGAAGCGGTTTTTTCTTTGATGGACTCAATTCCATCCTTCATGTCTGAAACGACTTTTTCCGCCTTTTCATTTTCCCCAACAAGTTTTCCGATATTCTCGATTGTCGTATAGACTTTATCAAAGCTGGATGCATCACGTACGACATAAACAGGAATACCGGAATCCCTGATCTGGTCCAGACCGGCTTTTGCTGATACAGCCGTGGATTCATGGGCAAGGACGAGATCGGGTTTCATCCCTACGATCTTCTCGACGTTGAATTCCATTCCGCCGATCTTCTCAATATCTGCAGCTTCTTTCGGATAGTTATCAAAATCGGTCACCCCGACGACGTTTTCACCGAGTCCCAGTTCAAAAAGGATTTCCGTATTACTTGGGATAAGGGTGACAATCTTTTCAGGTGCTTTCTCCAGGGTGATATCATCCCCGAGTGCGTCCTCTACCGTGACCGGTTCGGATACGGATTCACTGCTTTTTTCAGAGGATTTTTCCTCTGCTTTGTTGTCTGTCGTTCCACATGCTGTCAATAATCCAAGCGCTAGGAACAGGGCTAATACGATCTTGATTGAATGTTTCAATCGTTTCTCCTCCTTGTTCGTTCCAGGCGAAAGAAAAACATCCCTTCAACAGGGATGTTAGTGTAAAATGCATCAAGCACCGTACACCCTTCTATCCGCGTAGATCGGTGTGATCAGAACATGGGCAGGTCTCCTGGCTCATGAGTATGCGCTCCTCCGCCTTCCCATTTCATCGAAACAGTGGCGTTGAAGGAGCAAACCCATTTACAGTGGCGGGACCGCGCCGGAATTGAACCGGCTTCCCTATTATGAGGCGTCAAGCGCTTCACCCATGATCTTTATGTAAGATTATCCACTGAGAATTATACACAAGTTTACAAGGATAGTGAATCTTTTTTCACATCCTGCAGCTCGAGCGCCGTCTTGGAAGGGCTTTGAGAGCCCATTCATGATATAATGGACCTTATTACGAGATTCAATGGCCCAGCGCGTCAACATGATAAGGAGTTTTTTTATGTCTATTCGATATGCATTGCTCGGTTTATTGGCCAAGCAACCTCAGACGGGCTACGACCTGTTCCATACATTCAAAACCCAGCAAATCTACTATTGGAGCTCGACCCACTCCCAGGTATACAAGGAACTCGGGAAGATGGAGGAAGAGCACCTGACCACTCATGACATCGTTTATCAGGAAGGCAGCCCGAATAAGAAGGTATATACCATCACCTCTGACGGAGAACGCCACCTGATAGAATGGATGATTCATACAAAGAGCAAACCAGCCAAGATCAAGGATGAATTCCTGATCAAGACATCTGCCTTTCACGTCATTTCAAAAGAAGAAGCCATCTCTCTTCTTCAACGGATGAAGGCGCATAACGAAATGGTGGTCACCGGGACCGGGCAGTGGAAGGAACAAATGTTTCAGGGCAATAAGCCCGGTTATGGGCAGGTTGGAGAGTATTTGACGGCAGAGTATGGGATCAGGTACGCGCAGATGTATGTCGACTGGTGTGATTGGGCGATCAAGGAGATTCATTCCCTTCCTGAGGATACGGAATCTTGACTACTACTATGATTTGGAGGAAGAACTGATGAGTGCACATACACATTTGGCAACATTCGCGGGAGGATGCTTCTGGTGCATGGTGAAGCCTTTCGATGAGCTCCCAGGTATACACGGAATCGTTTCCGGCTACACAGGGGGTCACATCAAGGACCCGACATACAAACAAGTCAAAGAAGGAAACAGCGGTCATTATGAAGCGGTTCAGATTACATTTGATCCTGAGCTTTTCCCATACGAACGGCTTCTGGAGCTGTACTGGCCACAAATCGATCCAACGGATGATGGCGGGCAATTCCAGGACCGCGGTGATCAATACCGTACGGCCATCTTTTATCATGATGAAGAACAGCGCAATGCAGCAGAAGAAACAAAAAGACAGATTGAAGAAAGCGGTCGGTTCAAACAGCCGGTCGTGACTCAGATTCTTCCAGCATCCCCTTTTTATCCTGCTGAAGACTACCATCAGGACTTCTACAAAACGAATCCTGATGAGTACAAGGAAGACCGCGCGAAGTCCGGAAGGGACGAATTCATCGAAGAAAACTGGAAAAAATGAAACAAAAAGGCAGCACGGGTGTTTTCACCCGTGCTGCCTTTTTGTTTACCCGGTGGCCCTGCCGTCTTTCGCTTGTTCGTCGAGAATCAGCTCTGCCGTCAGCTGTCCGGACAAAGAAACCATCGGCACCCCTCCACCTGGATGGGTCGATCCCCCCACAAAATATACATTTGACAGGATCCTGCTTTTATTCGGAACCTTGAAGCCTCCGTTCAGCTTCCGATCCGTCACCGTTCCATAGATTGAACCGCCATTTGACCCATAAAGCTTCTGGATATCATTCGGCGTGAAGGTGTATTCGAATTCGATATGGTCCCTGAGCCCTTTCACGCCCATGCGCTCCAGCTTATTCAGGATCACTTCCCTGTATGCCTCTTCATGCCGGCTCCAGTCTTCACCTTTTTTCAATGGAGGAACATGGGTGAGGACGAAGAGATTCTCTTTTCCTGCCGGGGCCTGTGACGGATCCGTTTTGGAGGAGATTCCGATATAGACCGTGGGATCATCCGCCATCTTCTTTTCTTCAAAAATTTGATGAAATTCCTTCTTCGGATCTTCGCTGAAGAAAAAGTTATGATGAGAGAGATGGTCATACGTCTTGTCGACGCCGAGGAGCATCACCAAGCCAGATACGGACGGTGCATACTTGGCGAGTTCCTCCACTTCCCTTTTGGCTTCTGGCATCTCACCGAGAAGTGATTGATAGGCAGGGATCGCCTCGAGATTGGATATGACAAGATCTGCCGGAACCACCTCACCTAGTTTGGTTCGTACGCCTTCTGCCCGGCTTCCCGTCGTCACGATATCCTCCACTTCACAGCGAAGCCTTACCTCGACACCAAGCTCGCCGAGAAGTTTCTCCATCGCTTCTGCGATTTTATACATTCCGCCTTTAACGTAGTGGACTCCGATACCCAATTGAACATGAGTCAACTGGGACATGATGGCAGGGGATTGATAAGGAGATGATCCCACATACATGATCAAGAAATTGAACAGTTGCCGCAGGTGCTTATCCTTGATGAACTTGCGTGTGGCGGCATCCATCGACTTCATTGGATCCATCTGGATAAGCTCCTTCACCCCATGCATCATCCTCAAATCCTGGAGACCGCTGATGCTTTTTTTATAGAAGCTTTTCATTGTCAGCTCGTACATCTTACTGCCGTAGGATAGGTATTGAAACAGTTGTTCCGCATCTTCAGGAGATTGCTTTTTGACTTCAGCAAGGAGGGTGGGAAGATCTGCTGACAGATCGATGACCTTCCCATCTTCGAAAAATGTCCTCCAGCCCGGGTCGACCCTGACGATTTCAATATAATCATGAATATCACGATCCGCATGGGCGAACACTTTTTCCAACACCCACGGCATGGTGAGAATCGAAGGACCTGTATCAAAGGTGAATCCTTTTCCGCTACGCTGGTTGAGTTTCCCTCCGAGACGCTCCCCTTTCTCCAGTATGGTCACCGCATGACCTTCTGCCGCCAGCCTAATGGCAGCCGACATCCCTGCAATGCCTCCTCCTACTATGACTACTTTTCTCTTCATACTTCTTCCTCCTTCAATATCAGGTTTATCCGCTACCCATTCTTGCCATTTTTCACAGAATCTAATCGAAGAAACGTATGGGGAGACGTGTTCATGACTAAAATGAGCTATAAATACGATTGATTGAGGTGTATGATATGACGCTTTGGATCACGGCCATCATTCTGACATTTGTCTTATTTCCGAAGGTTCATCGTTTGAAGAAGGACATACATGTACAAAAAGCATTTCTGGTCAAAAAATGTTCCGTCATCATTCCGGCGCGGAATGAGGAAGGCACCATAGGCAGGCTTCTTGAAAGCCTCTCCAAGCAATTGGCGTCACCATTAGAGGTGATTGTCGTCAATGATGGGTCGACCGATAGGACGAAAGATGTTGCTGGTTCTTATGGTGTACACATCGTGGATACACCCCCTCTGCCTGAAGGATGGGCAGGGAAAACGTGGGCGTGTTGGCACGGGGCCAATGCAGCGAAGGGAGATATCCTGATATTTTTGGATAGTGATACATGGCTCGATAGCTCGGGACTCCTCAAGCTTTGTGAGGCCTATGAAGAGCAGCATTCTGACGGGATCCTGACAATCCAGCCTTACCATGTGATGAAGCATGGCCATGAGCCCTTCTCCCTTTTCTTCCAACTGATCATCATGGCCTCTGTACATTTCCTCGGCAGGACCCGTGGCGGCTACGGTCAGTGCATGATAAGTTCAAAGGAAAGCTATGAACGACTTGGTGGACATGAGGACATGAGAACGCAGGTGGTCGAGCATTTTTCATTCGCCAAGAAGGCTTCGGGACGCGGCGAAAAAGTGCGCGCGCTCAACGGTAAAGGAGCGGTCAACATGAGGATGTACGAAGTCGGGATCGAAGAACTGTTTTCGGGGTGGTCCAAAAGCTTCGCTTCCGGAGCGAAATCGGGGCATCCCTTTGCGACGATTCTAACCTGTGTATGGATCGGCACCCTGGTGTCACTTCTTGCTCAGGGTGTCGATCGAATGGTGGAGGCACCTTATGTTTATATGACAGGGTATGGAGTCCTTGCATTGCAACTGTATCTGATTTCCAGGGTGATCGGGAACTTCACATTTTTGGACACCCTTCTCTTCCCCATCCATCTCCTATTCTTCCTCCTTGCTTTTACCCGGTCCTTCCTGCAGACGTTTCTTACAAAGAAGGTCAAGTGGAAAGGACGGTACATTGTTCTTGATAAAGGAAAGGACGAAAAAATGAAATGATCATCCTGTTCAACATCTTGGCTTGGTTGAGCATTCATCTCTTGACGGCTTATGGCTGTTCACTCTTGAAGGAAGGCACCCTGCTCCGCCTTACAAGTGTGTTCAAACCGAGGGGGTTCGAAGGGGACGGTTGGTTCCGGATCATGGTGGTTAGGAAGTGGAAAAGCGTCTTCCCCGATGCCGGAGCATGGTTCCGTAACGGGATCTCAAAGAAGGACATCGGCCTCAAAAGGACAAGTGGCAGGAGACGATTCCTCGCGGAGTTGAACCGGGCCGAGCTGTGCCACTGGCTCCAGCTCATCCCCTCTCCGTTTTTCATCCTCTTCGGCGGAGGAACGATCGGCTGGTGGATGGGGGCATACGGGATTGCGTTCAACCTGCCCCTGATCCTCATTCAGCGGTATAATCGCATGAGGCTATTGGGGATCATGCGAAGCGATGAACCGGTCATGCATAGTTCCCTTGGAGTTGTGCACCTTAAGCATAAGGACCGGGGAAGTCCTCCACCATGAAACGCCATCAATCGCTCGACCTCCCCGGTTCTTTCTCCCTTTCCATGAAGTGAAATATTTCCGTCGTCGGAAATCTTCCGACGATTTTTTTTATGTGTAGCCTCTCCCCCTTCAGCCATTTCGAAAAATCGATGGTCACACCCCGGGATCCGCTCCCAAGGCCCACGACGGCCGAGAGGCTTCTGCAGTCGAAGGCTACCGTATGGATTGTTCCGTTCCACTGCTCATAGTCTTTTTTGAAGATCCTGCTCTCTTCGTGATGAAAGCTTTGGAATCCCTCGATCAGTGTAATGGGACTTTCCATCATTTCATTCAAATGGACCAACCGCTCCTTGGACTCCTTGATGTGGAAACGGTTTTCCCCCAGAAGATCAGGGGATTGAAAATGATTGGCACATACGAGGCTTCCCTCTGATTCATATGATTGCACACCTCTCGGGCTTGCTTCCACCACAGCTGACTTCCCCTTGCGATCATGAATGGAATAATTGAAGCTTTGCCGGTGTGGAAGTTCACTGAGGAGGGCCACCGCTTCTTCCGTTGTGGAACAAGTATCCAGGACCATCCTCGCTAACGTCGTGCATATCAATCCTTTTCCAGGATTCATACGATTCACGAAATGGAAGCCAAGGGCCAGCCCTTTTTCATTCAGACCGTCGATCCGGCCGATACCCCTGCCCGAAAACCCGATGCTCGAATAGGCTCCTTCTGTTTGGGTCAAAAGCAGTCTTCCTTCATAGGTTTTCGGATGAAAATCATAGTTACGGACATAGATCCCGTCTTTTGCCAGTGCCGAACAGCCTGACACCGGCCAATCCGCCTGATATCCTGAATACTCATGGACGGTTTCTTCCAGAGTCCAACCGATCCCTTCGGCAAACCCGTTGATTTCCTCCCACAAAGAAGGATCATACTGCATGAAGAGATCCCTCACCTCAGACATTA from Rossellomorea marisflavi includes the following:
- a CDS encoding LCP family protein is translated as MDSRINRKTKKKKRGRKIILLLLIIILAVVGYSAVQFYSGYKAAGGDQIDENYEFNGVKDENGRINILLLGVDSRGEEKSRTDSMMIAQVDPKTNETKIVSLMRDMYVQIPGYQGYKLNTAFYLGGPELLRQTIKENFGIDVQYYMIADFKGFEKSVDILAPDGIEMNVEHAMSKNIGVSLEPGVQKLNGKELLGYARFRYDAKSDFGRVERQQEVISALKDEVLSIGGVTKLPKLAGSVQPYIQTNMSKMDQISIVKDVVMGSDKEIDKLTLPLEGTYTFADYSGVGNVMEVNFETNSKALQDFLNGKSSDEVKEQ
- a CDS encoding adenosylcobinamide amidohydrolase, which produces MMKADRVSVGYEGRKVVDGISFSIGESEFFGILGPNGSGKTTLLKAMTGLLPLLDGTIEIAGKSIDAYNAKELARMVAVLPQLSGDTFSYQVKETVMLGRYAHQKGFLKTVSEYDEEVVGRVMDQTGVGVFKDKYLHELSGGERQRVFLAQALAQEPKLLLLDEPTNHLDLSYQKSLLDLIKKQTLEDGLTVISIFHDLNLASLYCDRLLLLEDGKTKTIHLPEEVLKEENIESVYRTKVQKQAHPSVAKPQMMIIPQSETSSRVKMGPQHLSIGESVIHYASPTPLKCMSSGICGAGIGWHADFINRRVPPTYEHVDYEGDMRRFIQEHDLEPSRTVGMMTALDLSLVAHGRYQDGDKAVFIVVTAGTGNAIDVSTSYLHPSAPAPGTINLWVYIEGNLTDEAFIEALVTSTEAKVKALIDEGITDPRTGGSATGTPTDSILVASTQTGDKDHFAGPVTTIGKLIGRGVHEVTRKAIQNYKNHKRGGSEWRDFV
- a CDS encoding FecCD family ABC transporter permease, whose product is MPKRSIRSYSKNKIWISYAASLAFLIISILVAISVGTIRVPFMDILQIIGAKMTGRDVPPEVDQMFINIVYSIRLPRVLLALIVGSSLAVAGASFQGLLRNPLADPYTLGVSSGASVGAVVTLFFHLTIPFIGPFTLPFLSILFSVVTIFIVLWFAQKVERTMKVETIILTGIIFSSFLGSFISLMIALTGEELRQIIGWLLGSVSMRGWEYVGIVLPFFVVGVLLLLLNAKELNGMSFGEDQARYIGISVQKRKLLILISGSILTGAAVAVSGTIGFVGLVVPHFLRRIVGHDHVHLLPLSVLTGGGFLVLADLVSRTIIAPTELPIGVITSLVGAPIFAYILLKKRRASI
- a CDS encoding ABC transporter substrate-binding protein; translation: MKHSIKIVLALFLALGLLTACGTTDNKAEEKSSEKSSESVSEPVTVEDALGDDITLEKAPEKIVTLIPSNTEILFELGLGENVVGVTDFDNYPKEAADIEKIGGMEFNVEKIVGMKPDLVLAHESTAVSAKAGLDQIRDSGIPVYVVRDASSFDKVYTTIENIGKLVGENEKAEKVVSDMKDGIESIKEKTASVKDKKSVYVEVSGEPEIYSTGKNTFVDEMLATINADNVMGDQEGWINVSEEDVLAKNPDVIITTYGEQAVQQVLDRSAWKDVQAIKDEEVHDVNTDLVTRSGPRIVEGVEEIAKAVYPELFKE
- a CDS encoding PadR family transcriptional regulator; translation: MSIRYALLGLLAKQPQTGYDLFHTFKTQQIYYWSSTHSQVYKELGKMEEEHLTTHDIVYQEGSPNKKVYTITSDGERHLIEWMIHTKSKPAKIKDEFLIKTSAFHVISKEEAISLLQRMKAHNEMVVTGTGQWKEQMFQGNKPGYGQVGEYLTAEYGIRYAQMYVDWCDWAIKEIHSLPEDTES
- the msrA gene encoding peptide-methionine (S)-S-oxide reductase MsrA: MSAHTHLATFAGGCFWCMVKPFDELPGIHGIVSGYTGGHIKDPTYKQVKEGNSGHYEAVQITFDPELFPYERLLELYWPQIDPTDDGGQFQDRGDQYRTAIFYHDEEQRNAAEETKRQIEESGRFKQPVVTQILPASPFYPAEDYHQDFYKTNPDEYKEDRAKSGRDEFIEENWKK
- a CDS encoding phytoene desaturase family protein codes for the protein MKRKVVIVGGGIAGMSAAIRLAAEGHAVTILEKGERLGGKLNQRSGKGFTFDTGPSILTMPWVLEKVFAHADRDIHDYIEIVRVDPGWRTFFEDGKVIDLSADLPTLLAEVKKQSPEDAEQLFQYLSYGSKMYELTMKSFYKKSISGLQDLRMMHGVKELIQMDPMKSMDAATRKFIKDKHLRQLFNFLIMYVGSSPYQSPAIMSQLTHVQLGIGVHYVKGGMYKIAEAMEKLLGELGVEVRLRCEVEDIVTTGSRAEGVRTKLGEVVPADLVISNLEAIPAYQSLLGEMPEAKREVEELAKYAPSVSGLVMLLGVDKTYDHLSHHNFFFSEDPKKEFHQIFEEKKMADDPTVYIGISSKTDPSQAPAGKENLFVLTHVPPLKKGEDWSRHEEAYREVILNKLERMGVKGLRDHIEFEYTFTPNDIQKLYGSNGGSIYGTVTDRKLNGGFKVPNKSRILSNVYFVGGSTHPGGGVPMVSLSGQLTAELILDEQAKDGRATG
- a CDS encoding glycosyltransferase; protein product: MYDMTLWITAIILTFVLFPKVHRLKKDIHVQKAFLVKKCSVIIPARNEEGTIGRLLESLSKQLASPLEVIVVNDGSTDRTKDVAGSYGVHIVDTPPLPEGWAGKTWACWHGANAAKGDILIFLDSDTWLDSSGLLKLCEAYEEQHSDGILTIQPYHVMKHGHEPFSLFFQLIIMASVHFLGRTRGGYGQCMISSKESYERLGGHEDMRTQVVEHFSFAKKASGRGEKVRALNGKGAVNMRMYEVGIEELFSGWSKSFASGAKSGHPFATILTCVWIGTLVSLLAQGVDRMVEAPYVYMTGYGVLALQLYLISRVIGNFTFLDTLLFPIHLLFFLLAFTRSFLQTFLTKKVKWKGRYIVLDKGKDEKMK
- a CDS encoding glycosyl-4,4'-diaponeurosporenoate acyltransferase: MAWLSIHLLTAYGCSLLKEGTLLRLTSVFKPRGFEGDGWFRIMVVRKWKSVFPDAGAWFRNGISKKDIGLKRTSGRRRFLAELNRAELCHWLQLIPSPFFILFGGGTIGWWMGAYGIAFNLPLILIQRYNRMRLLGIMRSDEPVMHSSLGVVHLKHKDRGSPPP
- a CDS encoding C45 family autoproteolytic acyltransferase/hydolase, whose product is MQLVKASVIGSRGTPYEVGVDLGNQLKGSPLYGFHLERRKKSRNSYATVMSEVRDLFMQYDPSLWEEINGFAEGIGWTLEETVHEYSGYQADWPVSGCSALAKDGIYVRNYDFHPKTYEGRLLLTQTEGAYSSIGFSGRGIGRIDGLNEKGLALGFHFVNRMNPGKGLICTTLARMVLDTCSTTEEAVALLSELPHRQSFNYSIHDRKGKSAVVEASPRGVQSYESEGSLVCANHFQSPDLLGENRFHIKESKERLVHLNEMMESPITLIEGFQSFHHEESRIFKKDYEQWNGTIHTVAFDCRSLSAVVGLGSGSRGVTIDFSKWLKGERLHIKKIVGRFPTTEIFHFMEREKEPGRSSD